The sequence AAGTGATGCAGCATAGGCATGTAGAAGCAGAATCTGTAACACACAATTTCTACAACTCTTTCACGAAACCTAAGTTCCACAAGAACACCAGGCTAGTAGGCAAAATAATAGAGAGAACCTCTCtaacaaacttttattaatCAACACATAACCATAATCAACCTCTTTATAAAGAGTATTTATAGGAATAGAATTTCTCCTACTccttttagaaaaagaaataataaacctacttctacttgagaaaagaaaattaatttaactaggaaaagaaaaacaattaaaatcctaattcaactaggaaaaagaaaataacataaaatattaaaatattttattcttcctTAACCAATTTGCATCAAGAAGTTAGTTTAGTTGTTTTCCAATTAATTCTAAttaaggttgtgtttggttCAGTGGAAATTATTTTCACAGGAATCTCTGATTGGAGTAAGGAATATTTCGGCGAGCTAAGTCAGCAGCACCAGCGAAGATCTGCTTCCACACACATCTTTGCCAATCTCAATCAACATTGCTTTTATTGCTTTATCTGAATGTGGTAGTTAGGGTTCGGTTTTGGTGTATGATTTAGGGTTCAATTTTGGTGAATATAGGCTTTTTGTGTGTGATAACACCTAACCCTTCCTTTGTAATCTCACCATTTTATAGTAAAACTTTCTCCTCGACATTACCTATAGATAAGATAGAAAAATTGTATTACAAACATAGattataaaaaacaatataattaggaAATTAAAACACCTATTTGTTACTAAAGTCTGTATTTAAAGGTGATTGAAATTTCGTACTGTGGCTGTGTTCGAAGAATGCAGGGAGTTATTAATCTTTGGTTTCCTCCACTATTTCAAAGTGATAAAGAGTATGTCTTCTTTTGTTAATAGAGAAAGATAGTATGAACAAATTTTGCGTAAAATGCCAATTATTATGAATAAGTGTTATATAAACAGCCAAAGATTTGTTTGTATAATGATCCTTATTAAGTACTTGAATCATGTGATGCAACATACAATTGTCATTCACACTCACACAAGATAAGAATTTTTCTCATTAGCTAAATTGTATTTATTGACATGAAGTTAGTATGCTAATTGTTATCCTCTTTATatctctaattatttttttaatgaaattttaagaATGTGTGTctaaataaattgagaaaaagaaGCTAACAAATAAGTTGTTCTCCTAATCACACATGTTACGGGcaaaagttttcttttaaaaaaatatatatatatttatttaatagtcttttattacaaaaatttcataattctaGATTTCTaggtttataataatatttaaaaagtttcacaagtattcaaaattaattaaaaatgttttgatttttttttgaaccctttataaattaaattgttgGAAGAACATGTTATTCACAAAGTTGAAGAGGTATAGTAATTCCAGTAATATTTTCGACTTATGTTATGTTATGAGAAGAACCATAACTCAATCATGATCCATCAACAATATCAAGTTCAACTACCACCATTGGCACTGAATCTTGCATGAGCTTAGTCTTGACAATCATCAatacaacaaataaaatttgattgagAATTAAGAAGAATTGATTGATTTCTGTAGctataattaagaaattgaattagatttggattttctttaaaaaaaaaaattgactggATGTAACCCGTAAACCATGTGACGATATGTCAATCCGTAAGTTAAAACATACTATGTACAAGCTAGAAGCTTATTAATTGAAATATCTAAACCCTATTTAATAATGGggaattaataaaattaaatattaaattctatcatttaaacataaattaaatCTGTTAGTAAAATTTACATGGATGTAATGAATCCAAGAAACCAACCAACATCCTGTTTAATAACCTAGCTATTGAATGAATTctgcataaataaataataataatgaaaaaaggtTGCAAATTCCAAATTGTAATGggtaagaaataaaaaaaatcaatataggTCCAGTACATAAAAATCAatcctctttattttttgtccattttgtgtttatttgaataatttaaattCAGAAACCAATGTGATAGATTGCAAAATATGTTTGACCATTTTGGGTTCATTCCCCAGTCAAATGCAGCgtttatgcattattttttgttgaactagAGATTTTTGGAGTTTGGATATTTGGTTGAATGAGTTAGGGAAGCATTTAGTTTAGAAAGTTTAGAGGCTTCAATGTAAGCAAATGTAGATGCTGTATGGATTTTGAAGCAGTTTATGCTTTTAAATAAGCAGTTTGTACTCTCTAGAACATTATACTAATTTGTGTTATTGTTGTGAGTATCTCTAACAATAATGACTTTATGCAAGATCCGTaatcttaaaacattaaaaccAAGAAATAGGGCACAAAAAAAATAACCCCCCTAAAGACTGAGTAACCCgaataaaggaaagaaaaaagaaagtttacCTTAGCATTTGTATAAAAGATTCATCCAAAGAAAGCTCATGCAAGATCTAGCTATTGTTGTCTGTTAATTTTTAGACCCCTGAACATACAATGTTTAACCTGATTTTACCACTAAGTTGTTACTTAAGTCAATTATGTagatattaggttaaacataaatcaatcatatcatgcagcagaaaagtaaataaaaaatagatatgatgacttagaaaaaccaatgaaacaaaccaGTTTCAAGATAAAAAACTTGTGAAGACCAATCCGAAGGAGAACAATCCATTATATCAAATAAAAGTTTACAGTCAAGAATATTTAATTCGTAGTAAACTTAACTATGATTCTCAAACCTTGCTCTGAAACCCTTAGACTTCTTTGATGTGGATCTATTTCAACATGAACCTCCAGTTCACGCTTTGCTTTTCAGTACACTTAATATCTAAAACTTGGGCTGCAACTTTGTTCCACCAGTACTTATGGAATAAGATTGATCTTCAGTAGATATGCTTGAAAGAGtagaaggtacaaaacctcTCACATCTCAAATGAGTATCTTTCCAAAACTTGAAAATATGCTTTTGGGTTTTCCTTATATACCAAATAAATCGCATCTCAATTGggtttaattaaaattctacaTAATCACATCTCAATTGGTCGAAGCTTCTTCCCAATCGATCAAACTagtctaattttcaattcttttttcctgcagcttgtatgttcttaatTTCTAACTTATAGCACTTTAAGATATGTCTAATATATGACTCATAAACACTAAGATCTATACCTAAACCAATTTATGTACACGATTTGCTAACAATCAAATCATTTAGAACCTAAATGTATAGAACCTAACATTATCTTTAGACTTATCAATATTCTTATAATAGAAAGATTTTTAAATCCTATTCTTCTCATCATTTTATTCTTTGTATCCAAAACATCCTTAGCATGTTTTTTTCTTGAAGCATTGCCTTTCCAACAACCTTCGCTGATGGTTCATTTGATACGAGAGCCATTAGGGGAGACCCTCTTCAACCTTGTCAAGAAGAGCTCAAGCTCTTCCTAGTTTTCTTCCAGATATGGCCCTCTAAATCCTTCCCAAGTTTTCAAAGGTTTAGTGTTGGGTGTGTAAAGATCGAGTTTTGGAATAAAACAGTCTCATATGTTTGCATTCCTATTACCTTTGGGTAAAGGTAAACACGAATTAAATGTTCgtttgtgggaaaaaaaaaacatttcatttAGGATGCCGTACTCATGTTGAACACAAAACACATCTAAGACACAGTGTCCTAgttgtcttcttttttcttttcttttttggaaaattgcACAAGGTTGAAGCACTtatcttttatttgatttttattttaatattgaaCACTTATCTAGTTATCTCTCATTTACTCTTTTAGATTTTACTATTTGGTTTGTATTCTAGCAAATttctaaatataatatattagtaATGAATCCACTTTATGTTATCTTTTATTGTccttaaattgatatatgttaAAATgaatacttaaaaatatttaaaaatatattaatatattgtaGTTTATCTTGATTGTTTCTTGGATTCTTAAATTATAGCTAGCTCTCTAATCTTCTGACTAAAATGTTTAAGGGCTTGTGCAGTCGGATATGTGACTaatcgtgtatatatataatactttcTAATTGTATTCTTTGTGTATTATGAATCTGTTAAGAAAAAAGGATTTACAAAAAGATAAATACtgtgtttttaagttttggaaaagttttggtttttttttaaacagtgGTTAATGCCTTATCATATAAACCCTTCCTTCTAGTAGTACGCTCACAATTCCAGAGTCACGAAATTAACCTTCAAacacaaaacacatttttggaAACAAACACAGCGAGCAGAGAGCAAGAATCAGGCCATGGCAGCTGCATCATTATCTTCATCGTCGTCAATGCTTGAATGGACAGGCGAGTTCGTGTTTGATCCCGAAGACAAACTGCTAGTGATTCACTATCTTCATCCCAAGGCCACAGGAATTTCCTACTGTGAATGCCCTGACGTAATTCCGAACATGATCTTTACGGCACATAAGAACCATGGGAGATATGGAAGAAGATGGAAAAAGCTTATAACTGTATAAGGAACAAAGAAGATATGTTCTTCTTCACAAGATTGAAGAGGGTATCTTCCAACCGTCATTACAagtaattattagtatttgGAGAGTAATGATTTGTCATCTCATATAATTTTACATTCCACTAATTAAAGTTGAATACCTTGGCTCGGCCATCTCTTACTATCAATCTTAAGAGGAGTCCCGCTATTAGgatattgaataattttttcaaccATTATTGACTACCCTCATTGTCTATCCCACCACAGtagatgaaataaaaataaacaagaaaaatattgttacacAATCATTATTACACACtttctttgaaatattattttcattttagttaaaattgtgaaataataaaattatatattgaaaatatgatttctccattataattgaaattatgattttaaaacacaatttcaatttACATTGTAGTGTGTATACTGTATAGTGAGTGTGCAGTGCAATATTAGTGAGTGAGCGATAATCACTACTCAAATAAATAACTGATGTTATTAATTAGCAAACCAAGACCATCAattatttgaaaacataaaattgtgGAGATAACACCGGGAGACACATTTGCTTCCAGTGGCTTCCATTTGTTCACACTCATCAATACATTTTGGACCCAAATAGATTTTAAtgcattattaatatttaaatatgattttttaactacatatattatagatatttttttggtttaaaaatcattcttcttctttgatgagATGTAAAAGTGTTAATTTAGTtcttatatttagtttttattaacatttaatttgcaatttgttaaaaaatagttattttgacacacttgattttttttttttagtcatgaAACAGTTAAAGGTTTAAACTGGATTGAATTTGTTTTAGTTCAATATTTTAGAAGACTTTTAAAAGGTGGAGGAAAGAATGCAAAATTCAccgatattttttattttttaaaaatcaattatcttTCTAAATTGTTAAATCATACcttctataaattttttgggACATATAGGGCCGGCTGTACGTATGTTACTACTTGCTTCCGTTGTTGTACTTGTTAACTCTCAATATCAACTTATGGCTACTTGCTAACTCTCaatatcatgtttttttttttttttttatatatagaatatatatatatatatatatagctctttatcatcagaccaaaacatcaatcgatttttggcataggtggggattgaatctcaaatctcttatttaaccattagaAACTTTACCCGATTTTTGGCATAGGTGgggattgaatctcaaatctcttatttaaccattagaAACTCTACCAGTTGATTTAACCAGAACCCAATCGGTTTTTGGTTTCTATTTCTTAATTAAACAATATCATGGTTCAACTCATATTttgatccaaaaaaataataacaaaaataataatatacgcatgcaCTATAAGCACGATTTATTACCTACAATTCTACACAGAACTAGAGCAGAGTTAATTTGTGTCGTGTGATATTTGACTAATCGTATACTTTCTAACTCTAATTAGAGTCGGTTAAGATTTAGGGCTGACTCAAGTGccattttttcttccttttttggcAAGGAATCCATATCCGTACAGAAAAGGAGttgcaaaaatatatataaatacgtACTGTGCTAATCCTATCCTACGCTCGCACAAAGCACATTTTCTGAAACACAGCGAGCTGAGAATAAGAGAGAGCAAGAGTCAAACAATGGAGGCTGCATCATCATGTTCATTCTCATCGACGCTTGAATGGCCAGGCGGGTTCGTGTTTGATCCACTAGACGAAGTGCTAGTGATTCACTATCTTCATCCCAAGGCCACGGAAATTTCCTACTGTAAATGCCATGAACTAATCCCAGAACACGATCTTTACGGCACTGAAGAACCGTGGCAGATTTGGGAGAAGATGGAAAGAGCTAATAACTGTATACGAAACAAAGAAGAGATGTTCTTCTTCACAAGATTGAAGAGGGTCTCTTCCAAGTCCAACCGTTGCAAGAGAAGCATTGGCAAAGGTTGTTGGAAAGGCGATGGAAATTCCAGCGATATTTTTTACTGTGCCCACCAAAACGAAAGAAAAAGAATCGGAGTCAAAAAGACTTACCATTATGAGAACAACAACGTCAAGAACGACAAGTCCAGGACCAAGGACGACGATGACAACAACAACCGCTATCGATGGATATTGCATGAGATTAGCCTTGATGAGTCCTTACTACAACACGCTAAGGTACTTACTAATCATCtctaatttccttttctttctttgtattttctttCTAGAAAACTTCTAAATATGGAATATTAAAGATAAGGTGATAATTTAAAGTGAGGTCTTTTCGCATATgactaatgattttttttttcttgctttcaaAAACCTTTGGGTTTGGTTTAAGTTTAGTTTCTTGACAtacttttttaatatatatatatatatatatatatatatatatatatatatatatatatatatatattcttgacatactatttttctatttctttgtttgtatttgtgtctcatatatcttcttttctatttttctcctatattattattattttttatttatgaatattATTTAGGGTTTGGTTTAAAGTTACATTCTTTATTTGTGTCTCATGtatgttctttttctttcttttttataatactaGTTTCTTAATTCTCATATTTTTTGTGTGCAGATAGGAGATCTGGTGATTTGTAAACTTAGAAGGCAttctaaaaaagaagagagtgTGTCAAGTCAGAGTATAACTGTGACAAATCATACTACAAATCTGTTAAATCAAACTATAGGTATACAAGATCATACTCTAAATCAGACTACACATATATCCAATCAGATTTCAAATGTACCAAATCAAATAGGAGAATATTGGTTAGATTATTCGATGACAGATTTAGGAGAAATAACAATTAATGGGATTCATAAAACTTGACCCATCCTTTGTAATCTTAGCATCTTGATGGTAAAACTTTCTCCCGCTTGTGGATGTATGCCTTAGACCGAAGCATGtacatatttgtattttattttatgtataattgtttattttattttatttttttattttgcataaactcattacaataattaataacaaaaaacaattagatatacttataacaataaaataaaaataatgggttacaaaaataattcaaataattcTAACCATTACGATTTGTGATGAATCTTCCAAGACAAAGAGtacaaaatcaattataaagaaaacaaaaattggcAGTTGCAATTTAATCTATAGCTTCCACATTTCCCTCTAAGGACATTGCAAATCCATCAAGCtctaatcatatattatatagaattactttttttttttttaaatcgatTTTCTCCTCTTAAATTACTGAGTCATCAAGTAGTTAAGACCTACCACTAAAACATCTACCAaagttgtgtgtgagagagaccAAATTGAAGCTTTTCCATTACAACAGTGCCTTCCTTATAACAGACCTGATAAAATTGAAATGGTACAATTTTGAAACAGTCCAAAGAATAGAAATACAAAATGAGCTTTtagaatttgttaaaaaaaacttcTGTTTTGATcttattcttttctctatttcCCAGAGCTGTTATTTTAACGGAAGCATCCACCAAAGGCTTGAAAACTTGAATCATCCAATTTAAACAGCAGCACCAACTCTGTATGGTCTGAATCCAAAGACATCATCTCAAACAAGTTTTATGAATATCCTCACTACCCTCTTTAATATACAGGGTTTCCATAGTCAATCCAACAGTGCAGCCCTATGATGTGGAAATTGCTGCAGCCTTCAGAAAAGTTTAAGTAATGTATGTGAGGTCCAAGTCAAAAAATGGCTTCttcaaaaggggaaaaaaaaatttgaaggaaagATACATAATAATTTTGGTCTATCACAGTTCAGTTCATGCTCATTTCAAATGCTAAAAGagatatttagaaataaaatcGAAGGGTCTAAAGGTGttgattgttattgttattatttgatTTGCGAAAAGGGTCTAAACTTTAAAGCCTAAAAGTGTACTAGAATAACTTGGGGGTGGCAGAAGTCGAATATTGCTTTACAGGCAGACAAAGAatagaaatgaatggaatgaaaagaatCCTTTCCATTCCATCCACTGTTTGGAAGTTGATTGATACACTAGTAAAATTatctatttgttttctttgcatTCCTTCTTTAAAAATTTCCAAACACATTGGACGAAATGCACTATactccattccattccattccattttattattttatataaatccCTAACATAGTGTTAGTAATGTGAAATACCTGGGTTTTATTTCATAATGTGGCAGCATAGCCTAATGCCtattgaatataataaaatttgtctATAATGGCTCAAGTTATGCAGTAAACAATCATGTTTTTGTAAACATGCTCAGAACATTCgtattctcaagaaaaaaacaatCCATGTTTTACCTAATTAGTGGATGAACTTTCCTTTCAATTCAGTCAATTAcacaaataaaggaaaaaatatcaCAAACAGAATAGAAATATTACCCGTTTTTGCTCTTCTATGTTTGCCTTTATTAGGGAATAAATGGCTACACCCGCAATTGCTATAACAGTACCAATTCCAGTTTGTGTCGATATCCTATTGCCTGTGAAATTTGAAACCATAGGGATATGACATCAAATCTAAAATTTCCAGTACACTGAATTTTCAGAGTTGCTTATTTAACACTGCATATAAATGTCATAAATAAACAACGAGCCATTACCGAATACAACAATAGAGAATCCAATGACAAAAACTCGCTTCAATACATTTCCAACAGCATGTGTAAGTGGTGCAACACGTTCTAAAGTGTTAGTAGCAAGCTGCAATGTAATTTCAAACCTGAAGTTAGGAAACAGAAGAAGGTGCTCCAACAAAATACTTTATCTGGGGCagaggaacaaaaaaaaaaaaaaaagatttcagaAATACCAAACTGCAACTGTTAAATGCTGATTGATTTTGTTGGACTTTATTGATCGTGATTGATGCTATTAGAGGGCTTTCAGCtttgattatattatatttttatttccatATATGATGCAATCTCATAATGAATTTACtttgtttacattttttatgtaatttgggATCCTATTCAAAGGGCCCAAAATTCACTATTGTAGGCAGTTGATGGATTTTATGAAATTTGGGTTGGAAGCTTGCTTCAAGTACTTGGTGGTGATTCTAAGCAAGCCTAGATGGTGATTCCTATGTTCCTATGCTTCTTCCATGCTTGGTGCTGATTACAAACAATCCTAGTTGGTAATGCCTAggttctatttttctattttcatcGCTTTTGCTGATACCTAGatcctatcttcttcttttttaattcttatttttgtttcccAAACACAAGTCCCATTTTTAGAGTTCATTTTCCTGCATCACGTTTGAGATATTGAGTCATATTGTGTTTCTATCAGACACCTAGACAAGTACACATTTGTTTAAACAACCCAAATAAAGGCACATGTTCAACAACTCATCCATGGTCCATTCAAATGCAAATTTATGTACAGTGGAATATGAAGAGATAAATGCCATAATTTAATGATGCATCTTTTCTAATTTATAACTAAAGTCTTTTCAAATGATAGCATTCTTCAATATCCACATTGATTGGTCATGAAGAAGTAGCCGAGTAAGAAGAACACCAAGTACTAATGAGATGAGGGGGTAATATCACAAACCCAGATGAAGGTTGAAACAAATTGGAAGGCTGAGAGGTCAAGTCAACATCAACATATATCAAACACAAAGAGCTCATATACCTTTAGATTAAAGGAGCAGTTAAATATGGTGTGTTCTATAGCATACCTGATTGTACAGATGATAAAACATGCCAATCCAGAACAGATCAGAGAGGAATTTGTATAATCCCACTTTGGCAATAGCATCCCTAAAACCATATTGCATCAGTTGGGGGCCCTCAATCTGAAAGGAATCCAAGTAATCCAATGGTTATATGTAATAAACTTTGATTGAAACATTGAGATAATAGATTAACAAAACTTTATACAATATTCATGATAAATTAACTTACAATTATCGCTGGCGGGATGCAAACCAAGAGAgcaataattgaaatataaGCATACACATTTGTACTGTCCATTCCTGTctgttaaaaataaaaggattaaTTAGACAACCTGGACTAATGGTCAATGGATGTAGAAAAAACTAGAAATGTATTACCTCCACTTAATTTATCCCAGAATTTTTCACACAAAAGTTGCTCGGTTGGCTAATATATGAAATAGTTGTGGCTATTGGGATTATGAAATCTTGATGTACTTAAGGGTTGAATCAAATATAATAGTTCCTTTCCAAATACCTCATCTGTCAGGTGAATTCTTAACTTTGTTTTACATTGCATCATTTACAGTAAGATTGTAAAAGGTGTTTGATAATCCTAGAAAAGAGACAAGAGCACGTGGTGTTTTACATACAATTAACCAACACTGGCTATGTAATCCTAAAGATATCAATCAACTCAGCTCAACAACGCTTTGTCACACCTGATGCAATTACAATGGCGTAATTTAACACATCAAACATAACTGTATTTAGGAAAAGCTCTGACTAGAGCTCGCATAACTTGTTTTATCCGAAAGACACTTTTTAAACTTGCCTTTTTCTTTCCAGAAGAAATTCATGATTGCAACAGATTTTGACACAAGGATATGCCATAGCCAAcagaacttaaaaaaatttcctttcttAGACAAAACCCTTGTATCACTATCCAACTTCATGAACTAGGCCAAACAGCATACAATAACATGAACCTGGAAACTAAGCTCTAGAACTTATAAGATTAGAACAGAACTTATTCCTAAGCAAGTACCAAGTTTGCTGAAAGTGCTTACCATTGCTTTCTTTGAATAGATACTCCTGTAGGTAAATGCTATGTTTGAAATCATCGCACTGATGAAACCAGTCCAATTGAAAGAAAGTTCAGTCAGTGATGCCATTGATACACCTGCAATAAAATTTACAGGCTATATCAGTAGTGGTTGATGAAATATAAAAGCTGATTCTATACTGTATTCAGATTTAAGTACTAAGTTGGCATTGCCAAGGTTGAGAAATTGGCTGCAGATGCATATCCATAGATGCACTCACGCACTgcatacaaacatatatatatatatatacacacacatatatatatatatatagtgcacAAAACCCCCATTTCTGCGGGTCTGTGAGaggtgatgtgtgtgtgtgtgtgtttagttCTTGTCAAGATTACAGGCAGCATTAGTAATATGTCCCACATGCCAGATTTATGAAGTCAAGCTTCTGTCCTTTCAATAAGAGAAGTAAATAGAAGGGAGAATTTCAGAGTCAAAATAGTTACCAATAACAACTGGGGCCAATGATAGCCATAGGGACAAAGGAATTTGCTGGCCTAAAACAAACTGAGAAGCAGCAGCATTGAAGAATGGCTCCAAGGCTGCAGAAAATACATCAAAACTAGTTAGGAACTAGAAACTATCATAAAATTTTGTCTCTCACCTTCACCAAAAATGTTGAGTATTATTGATCAAAGAGGCATTATCATGACATCTATATTAATTTAGATTAGCTTAATGGAATTAAATGAAAGAGCAAGTTACAGACAAACTAAAATGTATGccaatgaaaaaaatttctgtgGTTATATCTACTTGCAGTTGCTTTTCTTAGGAGCTTCCACCAATAGGAACCTATGCAGGAATACATTTTCATTATATCTTTAAGCACACGTGGTTGATCACATACACCAATGAGTACCAacaaaaatcaacccacaaCATTGCCATCATCAAGCCAAGGAGGCAGTTAAGAAccacaacaaaattttaattttgacaaaGTAAGAGAGCCCCAGCTACAGAACATCCAATCTGGTTAGTAAAATGAAAACTGGACACAGTCCATTCAACTTGAACATATGATGCTGGTGATTTGCACCAAAACATTGTAACCctcatgcttaaaaaaaatcataaaataaaatgtagacaGACACATGTATGCACACACTCAAATATATGTCCAAGGACTTTCATCAGGCCAATAGATGTAAAATACTAATGAAATTAGTAAAAGAAGCTTTTTCCTCAAAGTTTTCTACCTTTAATGGTGTGCGTGAAAGATACTGCGACAGCTGCAAATGATACATTAGACATGA comes from Castanea sativa cultivar Marrone di Chiusa Pesio chromosome 3, ASM4071231v1 and encodes:
- the LOC142629227 gene encoding NAC domain-containing protein 41-like, yielding MEAASSCSFSSTLEWPGGFVFDPLDEVLVIHYLHPKATEISYCKCHELIPEHDLYGTEEPWQIWEKMERANNCIRNKEEMFFFTRLKRVSSKSNRCKRSIGKGCWKGDGNSSDIFYCAHQNERKRIGVKKTYHYENNNVKNDKSRTKDDDDNNNRYRWILHEISLDESLLQHAKVLTNHL
- the LOC142627105 gene encoding triose phosphate/phosphate translocator, chloroplastic-like, producing the protein MALVTNPFQCSVQTSRFSSLYLSPKKVTTNHVVLKTRSLGSKSTCLAFSPLPENQGPQKPVEFSGKALRFSGWSELLRRRGSVEFPVVAATTADADGYAKPSKSFAERYPALVTGFFFFMWYFLNVIFNILNKKVYNYFPYPYFVSVVHLLVGVVYCLVSWGVGLPKRAPINKELLVILTPVAFCHALGHVMSNVSFAAVAVSFTHTIKALEPFFNAAASQFVLGQQIPLSLWLSLAPVVIGVSMASLTELSFNWTGFISAMISNIAFTYRSIYSKKAMTGMDSTNVYAYISIIALLVCIPPAIIIEGPQLMQYGFRDAIAKVGLYKFLSDLFWIGMFYHLYNQLATNTLERVAPLTHAVGNVLKRVFVIGFSIVVFGNRISTQTGIGTVIAIAGVAIYSLIKANIEEQKRAAAISTS